In Corallococcus macrosporus, the following are encoded in one genomic region:
- a CDS encoding M18 family aminopeptidase yields the protein MSPTDIDTQANDLLQYIDASPTPYHAVRETARRLTAAGFRELDERESWSLKPGDKVFVIRGDTSIAAFQLGTKPVDTTGFRLVGSHTDSPNLRLKPNAPVNRHGYQQLGVEIYGGVLLHTWTDRDLSLAGRVVALHNGRPQHHLVDFRRPLLRVPNLAIHLNRGVNTDGLKLNPQEHMVPVLGLESAGPAELRALLVEELGRSGVKAAADDLLGYDLCLYDLQPSTRSGLHGEFLHAPRLDNLASCHTGLTALLSGTDKREATVGVVLYDHEECGSRSAQGAASPFLKDLLERIVQAHSDGRADAFHRAIRRSFLVSADMAHAVHPNYSSMHEPKHQPQLGAGPVIKTNVNQSYATDGESWAHFAALCKEAGVTPQHFVTRTDLGCGSTIGPITAGQLGIRTVDVGNPMLSMHSIRELAAASDVAKMVAVLTRFFA from the coding sequence GAGCTGGACGAGCGCGAGTCCTGGTCGCTGAAGCCCGGCGACAAGGTCTTCGTCATCCGCGGCGACACGAGCATCGCCGCCTTCCAACTGGGCACGAAGCCCGTGGACACCACCGGCTTCCGGCTGGTGGGCTCGCACACGGACTCGCCCAACCTGCGCCTCAAGCCCAACGCGCCCGTCAACCGCCACGGCTACCAGCAGCTCGGCGTCGAAATCTATGGCGGGGTGCTCCTGCACACGTGGACGGACCGCGACCTGTCGCTCGCGGGCCGCGTGGTGGCGCTGCACAACGGCCGTCCCCAGCACCACCTGGTGGACTTCCGCCGGCCGCTCTTGCGCGTGCCCAACCTGGCCATCCACCTGAACCGCGGCGTCAACACCGACGGTCTCAAGCTCAACCCCCAGGAGCACATGGTGCCGGTGCTGGGCCTGGAGAGCGCGGGCCCCGCGGAGCTGCGCGCGCTGCTGGTGGAGGAGCTGGGCCGCTCTGGCGTGAAGGCCGCGGCGGACGACCTGCTGGGCTACGACCTGTGCCTCTATGACCTGCAGCCGTCCACGCGCTCCGGTCTGCACGGGGAGTTCCTGCACGCGCCCCGCCTGGACAACCTGGCCAGCTGCCACACGGGGCTCACGGCGCTCCTGTCCGGCACCGACAAGCGCGAGGCCACGGTGGGCGTGGTGCTCTACGACCACGAGGAGTGCGGCAGCCGCAGCGCGCAGGGCGCCGCGTCGCCGTTCCTCAAGGACCTGCTGGAGCGCATCGTCCAGGCGCACTCGGACGGGCGCGCGGACGCGTTCCACCGCGCCATCCGCCGCTCGTTCCTGGTGAGCGCGGACATGGCGCACGCGGTGCACCCCAACTACTCGTCCATGCACGAGCCCAAGCACCAGCCGCAGCTGGGCGCAGGCCCCGTCATCAAGACCAACGTCAACCAGTCCTACGCGACGGACGGCGAGTCGTGGGCGCACTTCGCGGCGCTGTGCAAGGAGGCGGGCGTGACGCCGCAGCACTTCGTCACCCGCACGGACCTGGGCTGCGGCAGCACCATTGGCCCCATCACCGCGGGCCAGCTGGGCATCCGCACGGTGGACGTGGGCAACCCCATGCTGTCCATGCACTCCATCCGTGAGCTGGCCGCCGCGTCCGACGTGGCGAAGATGGTGGCGGTGCTGACGCGCTTCTTCGCGTAA
- a CDS encoding M4 family metallopeptidase → MTIRRTEGSTPVSLRPTTETSAPAKAKNVLRVKDGFESVSRTGAAAGAQPTAAASATAQSSSTGATASQPGRLPLDSKEAQQAIQTSLKALTPPLTASNLLAANKAGPTLAPRSVERDELGMTHVRLDRMHEGVKVFGEQVISHLGADGKVSSVTGEQNPIPAGLGNQKVKLAPQQAIDIAKKELGGKADKQPSSERVVYQDADGKYRAAYQVEVTQIAGQEKPKKQNFIIDANTGAVLENYNKIGGWSKKAAAAMQVNGTASPNAAIPDKGQVESKISIPDNVTVDKLSLDLNVKHTFSGDLKVTLTSPSGKSVVVQDRKGGSKDDIAGSFDLSTAFAGENTKGEWTLKVEDKAARDVGTLNNWSLNIQAKETTPPPTDPQNPPTGTADDVSMYSGHVDLKTTKNADGTYSLEDSTRGKGVVTYDANNKTTASGQTKITDNNDKWGEATDPARAKAAVDAHYGAATTYDFYKDILGRDSIDGAGEKLTSYVHVRNNYVNAFWDGEKMSYGDGDGKQSGPLTTLDIAGHEITHGLTERTAGLIYSGESGGLNEAFSDIMGTGVEWFAAQKNPEAKWNWTVGEAAWTPNNGSNEDGLRYMNDPTKDGYSVDNYKNYPKQTEVHGSSGIANNAFYLLVEGGKNRTSGLEVKGGIGMEDGLKIFGRALTTYMTPKTTFAQAREATIKAATDLHGADSVQVQKVKDAWTAVGVN, encoded by the coding sequence ATGACCATTCGCCGCACCGAAGGTTCGACGCCCGTTTCCCTCCGTCCCACCACCGAAACCTCCGCGCCGGCGAAGGCCAAGAACGTCCTTCGCGTGAAGGACGGCTTCGAGTCCGTTTCCCGCACGGGCGCCGCCGCTGGCGCGCAGCCCACGGCCGCCGCTTCCGCGACGGCGCAGTCCTCCTCCACGGGTGCCACGGCCTCCCAGCCCGGCCGCCTCCCCCTGGACAGCAAGGAGGCGCAGCAGGCCATCCAGACGTCCCTGAAGGCCCTCACCCCGCCGCTGACCGCGTCCAACCTGCTGGCCGCGAACAAGGCCGGCCCGACGCTGGCGCCCCGGAGCGTGGAGCGCGACGAGCTGGGCATGACGCACGTGCGTCTGGACCGCATGCACGAGGGCGTGAAGGTCTTCGGCGAGCAGGTCATCAGCCACCTGGGCGCGGACGGCAAGGTGTCCAGCGTCACCGGTGAGCAGAACCCCATCCCCGCGGGCCTGGGCAACCAGAAGGTGAAGCTGGCGCCGCAGCAGGCCATCGACATCGCGAAGAAGGAGCTGGGCGGCAAGGCCGACAAGCAGCCCTCTTCCGAGCGCGTCGTCTACCAGGACGCGGACGGCAAGTACCGCGCCGCCTACCAGGTGGAAGTGACGCAGATCGCCGGCCAGGAGAAGCCGAAGAAGCAGAACTTCATCATCGACGCGAACACCGGCGCGGTGCTGGAGAACTACAACAAGATTGGCGGCTGGTCGAAGAAGGCCGCCGCGGCGATGCAGGTCAACGGCACGGCCAGCCCCAACGCGGCCATCCCGGACAAGGGCCAGGTCGAGTCGAAGATCTCCATCCCGGACAACGTGACGGTCGACAAGCTGTCGCTCGACCTGAACGTCAAGCACACCTTCAGCGGCGACCTGAAGGTCACGCTGACCAGCCCCTCCGGCAAGTCCGTGGTGGTGCAGGACCGCAAGGGCGGCTCCAAGGACGACATCGCGGGCTCCTTCGACCTGTCCACCGCGTTCGCGGGCGAGAACACGAAGGGCGAGTGGACGCTCAAGGTCGAGGACAAGGCCGCGCGTGACGTGGGCACCCTCAACAACTGGAGCCTGAACATCCAGGCGAAGGAGACCACGCCGCCGCCGACGGATCCGCAGAACCCGCCCACGGGCACCGCGGACGACGTGTCCATGTACAGCGGCCACGTGGACCTGAAGACCACGAAGAACGCGGACGGCACGTACTCGCTGGAGGACTCGACGCGCGGCAAGGGCGTGGTGACCTACGACGCGAACAACAAGACGACCGCGTCCGGCCAGACGAAGATCACCGACAACAACGACAAGTGGGGCGAGGCCACCGACCCGGCGCGCGCCAAGGCCGCCGTGGACGCGCACTACGGCGCGGCGACGACCTACGATTTCTACAAGGACATCCTCGGCCGCGACTCCATCGACGGCGCGGGTGAGAAGCTCACCAGCTACGTGCACGTGCGCAACAACTACGTGAACGCGTTCTGGGACGGCGAGAAGATGAGCTACGGCGACGGCGACGGGAAGCAGTCCGGCCCGCTCACCACGCTGGACATCGCGGGCCACGAAATCACCCACGGCCTCACCGAGCGCACCGCGGGCCTCATCTACAGCGGCGAGTCCGGCGGCCTGAACGAGGCCTTCTCCGACATCATGGGCACGGGCGTGGAGTGGTTCGCCGCGCAGAAGAACCCCGAGGCCAAGTGGAACTGGACCGTGGGCGAGGCCGCCTGGACGCCGAACAACGGCTCCAACGAGGACGGCCTGCGCTACATGAACGACCCGACCAAGGACGGCTACTCGGTCGACAACTACAAGAACTACCCGAAGCAGACGGAGGTGCACGGCTCCAGCGGCATCGCCAACAACGCCTTCTACCTGCTGGTGGAGGGTGGCAAGAACCGCACCTCCGGCCTGGAAGTGAAGGGCGGCATCGGCATGGAGGACGGCCTGAAGATCTTCGGCCGCGCCCTCACCACGTACATGACGCCGAAGACGACGTTCGCCCAGGCGCGTGAGGCCACCATCAAGGCCGCCACGGATCTGCACGGCGCGGACTCCGTCCAGGTGCAGAAGGTGAAGGACGCCTGGACCGCGGTGGGCGTGAACTAG